ACGCTCTGGTTGAGGTTCATCTGCAGCTGCGGCTGGGCCTGCTCGTTGAACACGGCCGGTGCACCGGGGACCTCGAAGGAGACGTCCTTGGCGTAGATCTTCTCGACGGTGAATGCCGGGCCGTTGGCTTCGGCAGACGCTGCGCCGCCGTTGACGTTTTCTTCGGACATCTCGTAACTCCAGACAATTAATGCGGAAAGTGGTCGATTATGGCACGCACCCTCGGTGCGGCCGGCTGTTCAGATTGCGCGAGGTGAAGTGTCTGCGGCAAGCCGTCATCGCCTTCCCCATTCAATCCCCAAGGGTTGTGTTTGGGGCGCCGGGACGGCTATCAAGCCCGCCCGTGAAACTTCTTTCGCGGCGCCAGCCGGCTAGCTCAGGCGCGACCCTTCACCAGCGGCAGGTCGGCCTGTTGCCATGCCGCAATGCCACCGTCGAGCCAGAAAACCTTGGTAAAACCGGCCTTCTTCAGGCGCTTGGCGGCATCGGCCGAGCCCTGGCCGGTACGGCACACCACCACGACCGGCAAATCCTTGGCGTTGGCCAGCAGCTTGTTCTCCGGATCGAACTGGCTGGGCTGCACCGACTTGCTGCCGGCGATGTGGCCCTTCTCGAAGTCGTTGCTCGCCGACAGGTCGATGACCAGTGCGTTGTCGCGGTTGATCAGGCCGGTCAG
Above is a genomic segment from Lysobacter sp. S4-A87 containing:
- a CDS encoding rhodanese-like domain-containing protein — encoded protein: MTFQELLAFAERHPYLSLALVGLTIAIIYTEIARLFRGYKALRPAELTGLINRDNALVIDLSASNDFEKGHIAGSKSVQPSQFDPENKLLANAKDLPVVVVCRTGQGSADAAKRLKKAGFTKVFWLDGGIAAWQQADLPLVKGRA